The DNA region AAGGACTGCACTACGCCAACGACACCGCATGGTTCACCACCAAGGGCGACAACCGCGTCTGGCAGCTCAACCTGACGAACAGTACCTACGAGCTGGCCTACGACGACTCGCTGGTCAGCCCCGGCTCGGCCCCGCTGACCGGCGTCGACAACGTCACCGGGACCTCGTCGGGCGACCTGTACGTCGCCGAAGACGGCGGCAACATGGAGATCTGCATCATCACGCCGAACGACATCGTGGCCCCCTTCCTGCGGATCAACGGCCAGAGCTCGTCGGAGATCTGCGGCCCCGCCTTCACCCCGGCGGGCAACCGGCTGTACTTCTCTTCCCAGCGTGGCACCTCCGGTTCGTCCTCGGGCGGGATCACCTACGAGGTGACCGGCCCCTTCCGCTCCTGAGCTCCTGCTGGTGAACCCACGTCCGCTATCGCGGTGGCAGGGCGCCCTGCCACCGCGATAGCGAGGCCTTCGACCAGGGCACATCTCAGCTCCCCCAACAGGCTCTAAGACCGGCGTGCGGGGCGCCCGACCCAGGCGCCCCGCACGGCTCAGGCGTCGATACGGGACTTCTCACGGAGACGGCTCACCACGAAGAGGGTCAGGGCGACAGCGACGGCGGCGATCACGAAGTACTGGAAGAACCCGGCGTATTCCTCGACCAGATGCCAGCTCTCCCCGAGGCCATAGCCCGCCAGGACGAACACCGTGTTCCAGATCAGGCTGCCCAGCGTGGTCAGGGCCAGGAAGCGCCAGAACGGCATGCGCTCGATTCCGGCTGGCAGGGAGATGAGACTGCGGAAGATCGGCACCATCCTGCCGAAGAACACCGCCTTGGTGCCGTGCTTCTGGAACCAGGCTTCGGTCTTGTCGAAGTCGGACGCCTTGACCAGCGGGATCTTCGCCATCCAGCGGCGTGTGCGGTCGCGGCCCAGCAACAGGCCGAGGTAGTACACGATGATCGCGCCCGCCACCGAGCCGAACGTCGTCCACACCAGCGCTTCCATCAGCGTGAACGTGCCCTGACTGGCGGAGAACCCGGCGAGCGGGAGGACCAGTTCGCTGGGGATCGGCGGGAAGAGGTTGTCCAGGCCGACGATGATCGCGGCGCCCGGACCACCCAGCGCGTCCATCAGTGACACCGCCCAGCCGGCGAGTCCTCCCATCGGTTCACTGGCGGTTTGGGCGAGAAGGAGGTTCATGGCGGCCTTTCGTGGTCGTCTGCGGATGTCAACGAACGTACGAATCGCCCGGGTTCCGCACACTGGGGTGAAGCGGCACAAATCACTGCGGTAAACCGCAGTACCGATCTTCGGCTACCCCGCTAACCTGGCGTTATGCCCGTTCCGGCAGCGATGCGCCGCTATCTGCGCAAAGCACTCCGCGCCACACTCGGTCTGGCGATCGGCGCCATGACCGCTGTCGCGGAGTTCTTCTACGTGCTCTTCGGCGGAATCGCGCTCGCGGTCCCCGCGCTGCGGCAGCCCGTCTTCGCCGGTGCGCGCGCACTGTCCGAAGTGGAACGGCGACGACTGGAGAAGTACTTCGGCGAAGAGAACGCCACGAACTACACCGATCGCCGCGCGATGGCCTATCTCGTCCCGCGGTGCGTCATCGGCCTGCTCTGTGCCGCGATTTTCGTCCTGATCCTGCTGGGCGCCGCTTCCGGCCTGATCATCGCCGCTCAGCTTGTCGAGGGTCAGTCGCCCGGAGGAGGAGCACCGGCAGACTGGTACGACCCGCTCACCACCGTCCTCTTCGGCGGGTTACTCGTATTCCTTTCCGTGCAAGGGCTCATCGGAGCCGCGACGCTGGACGCCAGGCTGGCGAAGCGCTTTTTCGGTCCCAGCAAAAGCGAAAAGTTGCGCCGGCGGCTCTCCGAACTCACGACCAGCCGGGCCGAAGTGGTCGAGGCGGTCAACGGTGAGCGCCGCCGGATCGAACGTGACCTGCACGACGGCGTCCAGCAGCGGCTCGTCGCGCTGGGGATGCTGCTCGGCCGGGCGCGTCGCGCGAGCGACCCGGAGCACGCGGCGGATCTGCTCCGGCAAGCACACGAGGAATCACAGCGCGCCCTGGTGGACCTGCGAGAGGTCTCGTGGCGGGTGTATCCGATCGCGCTGGACGCGGACGGGCTGCATCCCGCGTTGGAGGCGCTCGCGGAACGCTCGGGTATCCCGGTCCACCTGCGGGTCGACCTGCCGGAACGGCCACCGCCGTCGATCGAGACCGTCATCTACTTCGTCGCTTCCGAGGCGGTCACCAATACGATCAAGCACGCCGCGGCGACGCGGATCGACATCGAGGTGGAGCGGGACGGGGACAAGGTGCGGGTGCGGATCACCGATGACGGAACGGGCGGGGCGCGCGAGTCGGGCGGCGGGCTTTCCGGCCTCGCGATGCGCGTCGCGGCGGCCGACGGAAAGTTCACTGTGGACAGTCCACTGGGCGGTCCGACAGTGGTGACCGCGGTGCTGCCATGCGGGTGATCCTCGCGGAGGACTCGACCCTTCTGCGCGAGGGGCTGGTCCGGCTGCTGGTCGAAGAAGGACACGAGGTCGTGGCGTCGGTCGGCGACGGCGAAGCGCTCCTCTCGACGACGGCCGCACACAGGCCGGACGTGATCGTCACGGACGTCCGTATGCCGCCGACCCACACCGACGAGGGCCTCCGCGCGGCGCTCGAGATCCGGAAACGCTGGCCGGAGATCGGGGTGCTGGTGCTCTCGCAGTACGTCGAGAAGCGCTACGCCGCGGACCTGATCACCGGCGACGGCGAACGCGTCGGTTATCTCCTGAAGGACAGGGTCGCCCAAGTGGGCGAATTCCTGGACGCGCTCGACCGGATCGCCGCGGGTGGTGCGGCGTTCGATCCGGAGGTCGTCCGGCGGTTGCTCGCCCGGACCACGCATACCGATCCGCTCGCGAAACTGACCGTCCGCGAACGTGAAGTACTGGAGAAAATGGCGCAGGGCCACACGAACCCCGGGATCGCCGAGTCGTTGTTCATCTCGCTGAGCGCTGTCGAGAAGCACGTGAACGCCATTTTCGACAAGCTCGGGCTGGCCAGCACCGCCGGCTACAGCCGTCGAGTCCTGGCCATCCTTCGCTATCTCGGGTCCTGACCCCCGAGTTGACAGGCAAGCGACGGCTTGCCTATAACTGGGTCGTGGACGGCGACCTGTTCAAGGCGATCGGCGACGCGACGCGACGCACCATCCTGGACGAGCTGACCGAAAAGGACGGTCAGACCCTGTTCGAGATCTGCGGCAGGCTGACCATGAAACATGGCTTGACCTCGTCGCGGCAGGCCATTTCGCAGCATCTCGCGATGCTCGAACAAGCGGGCCTGGTGCGTACTCGGCGACAGGGCCGCTACAAGTTCCACCACATCGACACGAGCCCATTGCGGTCGATCGTCGAGCGGTGGCCCATCGACCGAGAGGAACCGAACCCGTGATCCGGATCAACATCACCAGCGTCTTCGTCGACGACCAGGCCAAGGCCCTCGACTTCTACACCGAAAAACTGGGGTTCATCAAGAAACACGACGTGCCCACCGGAGACGCCCGCTGGCTCACCGTGGTCTCCCCGGCGAATCCCGACGGCGTCGAACTGCTGCTGGAACCGGACGGACACCCCGCGGCGAAGCCGTTCAAGAAGGCACTCGCCGGCGACGGCATCCCGTTCACGCAGTTCGCCGTGGACGACGTGTACGCCGAGGTCGAGCGACTCAAGGGGCTCGGCGTCGAGTTCACCCAGGACCCCGTCGACATGGGGCCCGTGGTCACCGCCGTCTTCGACGACACCTGCGGCAACCTGATCCAGCTCGCCACGATGAAGTAGACCCGGCGAAACAGGGCGGGGCCTGGTCCACCGTGGACCAGGCCCCGCCCGAAGATTTACTGCTGCACCCACTCCACGAGTTCCACGGGCACACCGTTCGGGTCGGTGACCATGAAGAGACGCTCTCCCCAAGGCTCTTCCCGCAGCGGCAGCGTGATCTCGACACCTTCGTCGCGAAGGCGCTTCTCCTCGGCCTCGAGGTTCTCGACCGTGAAGGCCACGATCACGCCGGACGCGCGCCGCTGCCGCAGGTTCTCCGGCAAGACCTCGATACCCGCCTGAAGCAGGACGATGGTCACCTTCGCGGTTTCGTGCCCGAGGGAGACGAAACCCTCCGCGGCCATCTGCTCGGTGAAGCCGAAGTGCTCGGTGAAGAAGCGACTGGACGCGGCGACGTCGTCGACGGTCAACGAGACGGTGGAGGCAAGGACGTTCATGGGCTATCCCCTTCGGTCGGCGATGAGTTTTCGGACGAGCTGAGCGGTCAGTACGACCGGCGGCGCGGCACGCCGGTCGAGCGGCGCACCGGCATCGAGCGGCCGGGGAACGGCTGCTGATGACGGCGGTCGTTCCGGCGGACCTGGGCGCGATTGGTGCCTTCGTTGCCTTGGGGGATTCGAGCGGTCAAGGAGCCTCGTCTCTCGCGATCGGTAGTACGGACGTAAGTTTACATCCGACCTACTGGAAGTCAAGGATATTTTTACGACGGTGGTAAACTTCGCTCATGACCAGCGCGGATGTGGGCCTTCGGGAGCTCAAGAAGCAGGAGACGCGGCAGCTGATCTCCGACCAGGCGACGCTTCTCTTCATCGAGAAGGGCTTCGAGGAGACGACGATCGCCGAGATCGCGGCCGCGGCGAGAGTCGCGAAGAAGACCGTCACCAACTACTTCGCGCGCAAAGAGGATCTGGCGCTCGACCAGCACGAGGAGTTCACGAACGGGCTGGCGAACGCCGTCCGCGACCGGAAGCCGGGTGAGTCGGCGCTGGCCGCGCTACGGCGTACCTTCCTGAACGCGGTGGCGGAGCACTCCCCCGTGATCGGCTTCACCGGGCCGGTCTTCGCGAAGATGGTGCTGGAAAGCCCGACACTGACCGCACGACTGCGTGAACTGCACGAACTGCGCGAAGCAGCACTCGCCGAACTGCTCGCGGCCGAGACCGGGGCCGACGCGGACGACGTCACCCCGGTCATGGCGGCCGCCGAACTCAACGCGATCGACCGCGTCCTCTTTCGCGAGGTCCTCCGACGTTCCCACGCCGGTGAGAGCAACGACGAGATCGCCGAAGCGCTGACAAAGGCGACCAAGCGGGCTTTCGAGCTGCTGGAGCCCGCCTTCGGCGGCTACGCGATCCGCGAATAGCCCTGGGTTTTGTCGGGGGTAACCGCTAGGTTTCGCTCCATGTCTGAGGGGACCTTGCTCGACGTCGTCTACTGCGAAGGCTGGGACCCGGCCGCCCGCGCACTGATCGGAAGGTTCTCCCCCGGTATCGCGCGGGAACGCGATGCTGCCGGAGAGCAGTACGCCGTCGCGCTGGTGCGTCCCGACACGGAAGAGCCGCTGGTGTTGCTCGAAATCGCGTGGAAGCACCACTTCGCCCGCTCCGCGCACTTCGACGAGCGGAGCAGGCGCCGCGGTTTGTTCGAGTTTCGCGTGCTCGAAGACGGTGCGCTGTTCCTCGTGAAGGTCGAGCAGTGGACCTACCATTTCGACGACCAGGAGGAGTTCGACGAGCAGAACGCCTGCCGGGTCGAGCTGTCCTTCGGCCCCGACGGTGACGGCTGGGTGAACAAGGCTCCTCGCGGCTACGGCGGCGGTTCCAGCAGCGGCCGCGTGCGAAAGCCGTTGTCCGAGCTGAGGATGCCGAAGCCCGCCTTCGGCGACTGGGAGCCCTTCACGAATCTCAAGCAGCTGACCCTCCGGACGCCGGACACCCCGGTCACCGATCCACTGCTTCCGGTCGAAGAACGTCCTTGGCGGCCCTCCGTTCCCTTGCGCCCCTTCGGAATCGACGAGATGTTCACGGCGGGAACACGCTTTTCCCTGAGCGGTGGCCATGGCGTCGCCGAGATCGAGCTTCGGGACGCCGGGAAACTCCGCATGCCCAGCGGCAGGCTCGTCGCGGCGGACCCGGCCTTCCTGGATTCGGACGCCGCGCACTTCACGGTCACCGTGCCTCCCGGCGAGTACCGGGTAGCGGTCTCGGTGATCCGGTTCGTCGACGAACCGGATCACGAACGGGTCGTGGCGGCCAAACTCGTCGTCGCCGACATCCCCGTCGCCACCTGGGAAGCGGCGCTCTGGCCCGGGCAGAACGCGCTTTTCCTCGGTGACGGGGAGTTCTACGGCTACGGCGTGGACAGCGGCACAGGCTGTTTCACCGACGCCGACGCCCTCCCCGAGGAGATGGACGACGAACTCCTGGAGAAGTTCGAGGAGGTGGACCCGCATATCGACGTCACCCCGGACGGAGCCGACGGCAACATCATCGCGTTCACCACCGGCTGGGGAGACGGCAGCTATCCGACCTGGATCGGCCGGGCGGCCGACGGCACGCCGGTCTGTTTCGCCACCGACATGCTGATCCTGAACCGTGCCCGGATTCTCACAGCCTGAGCGGGGATCATGACGGCATGACCTTCACCGCAGAAGAGATCGCGTACCTGCGCTCGCAACCGTTGGCCCGCTTCGCGACCCTGTCGGAAGACGGTGAACAGCCCGACGTCGTCCCGCTGGCGTTCGAGTTCGACGGAACGCATTTCTGGGTGGGCGGCGCGGGCGCGTCGGTCCTCGCGACCCGGAAGTTCCGCAATATCCGAGCGGGGCAACGCAAAGTCGCCTTGCTCGTGGACGACCTCGTCTCACTCGACCCGTTCATCGCCCGCGGTGTCCGGATCTACGGCGAAGCCGCCGACCCGATCGAACGGATGGGAATCGTCGGCCCGGGCATCTATTCGCGCGTGACGCCGAAGGTGTCGTGGAGCTGGAACATGGCGGGCGAACCCGTGGGCGAGGCGTGGTATCCGTCGAGGCGCGCTGTTCACGGCGACACGTAGAACTCGCGGAGGACGACGGATCCGTGGGCGGGCTGCCCGCTCGCCGGTCCATTCTTGTCGGTGGCCGGCGGTACTGTCGGATCCATGCGGGAGCTGATCGTCACCGAGAACTGCACGATCGACGGCGTGATCGAACTGGCGGGCGACTGGTTCAGCCCGGGCGACACCGATCCGGATGTGGACCAGTCGGACGTCCTGGCCACGCTCCGGGAACAACGTGAGAACGCCGACGCGTTCCTGCTCGGGCGCGTCACCTTCGAAGACATGCGCGGGTACTGGCCGCACCAAACCGAAGACACGACAGGTATTTCCGCTTACCTCAACTCAGTGAACAAGTACGTGGTCTCGAGCACGCTCACGGAGCCGGAGTGGGAGAACACCACGGTGCTCTCCGGTGAGCTGCGCTCGGAGATCGAGAATCTGAAGGCCGCCGAGGGCAAGGACATCGTGACCACCGGCAGCATCTCGCTGGTGCGATCGCTCATCGCCGAGGGTCTCGTCGACGAGTACCGGTTGTTCGTCTATCCCGTCGTGGTCGGTGAGGGGCGTCGGCTGTTCGAGGGCGCCACCGGTGTTCCGAAGCTTCGCCTGGTGGAGGAGAAGGCGTTCGCATCGGGAATCGTTCTGCTGCGCTACCGCGCGGCGCCGAACTGACGCTTCACCGGGTCGTGCGGCGGGAATTCCCTGCTCACCCGCCGCTCGGTAGGGTTCGTGCTCCGGTTCGGCGACGGGAGAACGACGGAGGTGGCGCGCATGGTCGACGCGTCGAAGTTCACGGCCGAGGTGTTCCG from Amycolatopsis sp. EV170708-02-1 includes:
- a CDS encoding VOC family protein; this translates as MNVLASTVSLTVDDVAASSRFFTEHFGFTEQMAAEGFVSLGHETAKVTIVLLQAGIEVLPENLRQRRASGVIVAFTVENLEAEEKRLRDEGVEITLPLREEPWGERLFMVTDPNGVPVELVEWVQQ
- a CDS encoding VOC family protein — encoded protein: MIRINITSVFVDDQAKALDFYTEKLGFIKKHDVPTGDARWLTVVSPANPDGVELLLEPDGHPAAKPFKKALAGDGIPFTQFAVDDVYAEVERLKGLGVEFTQDPVDMGPVVTAVFDDTCGNLIQLATMK
- a CDS encoding DUF4241 domain-containing protein codes for the protein MSEGTLLDVVYCEGWDPAARALIGRFSPGIARERDAAGEQYAVALVRPDTEEPLVLLEIAWKHHFARSAHFDERSRRRGLFEFRVLEDGALFLVKVEQWTYHFDDQEEFDEQNACRVELSFGPDGDGWVNKAPRGYGGGSSSGRVRKPLSELRMPKPAFGDWEPFTNLKQLTLRTPDTPVTDPLLPVEERPWRPSVPLRPFGIDEMFTAGTRFSLSGGHGVAEIELRDAGKLRMPSGRLVAADPAFLDSDAAHFTVTVPPGEYRVAVSVIRFVDEPDHERVVAAKLVVADIPVATWEAALWPGQNALFLGDGEFYGYGVDSGTGCFTDADALPEEMDDELLEKFEEVDPHIDVTPDGADGNIIAFTTGWGDGSYPTWIGRAADGTPVCFATDMLILNRARILTA
- a CDS encoding helix-turn-helix transcriptional regulator, whose product is MDGDLFKAIGDATRRTILDELTEKDGQTLFEICGRLTMKHGLTSSRQAISQHLAMLEQAGLVRTRRQGRYKFHHIDTSPLRSIVERWPIDREEPNP
- a CDS encoding dihydrofolate reductase family protein, coding for MRELIVTENCTIDGVIELAGDWFSPGDTDPDVDQSDVLATLREQRENADAFLLGRVTFEDMRGYWPHQTEDTTGISAYLNSVNKYVVSSTLTEPEWENTTVLSGELRSEIENLKAAEGKDIVTTGSISLVRSLIAEGLVDEYRLFVYPVVVGEGRRLFEGATGVPKLRLVEEKAFASGIVLLRYRAAPN
- a CDS encoding DedA family protein; the encoded protein is MNLLLAQTASEPMGGLAGWAVSLMDALGGPGAAIIVGLDNLFPPIPSELVLPLAGFSASQGTFTLMEALVWTTFGSVAGAIIVYYLGLLLGRDRTRRWMAKIPLVKASDFDKTEAWFQKHGTKAVFFGRMVPIFRSLISLPAGIERMPFWRFLALTTLGSLIWNTVFVLAGYGLGESWHLVEEYAGFFQYFVIAAVAVALTLFVVSRLREKSRIDA
- a CDS encoding sensor histidine kinase, which encodes MPVPAAMRRYLRKALRATLGLAIGAMTAVAEFFYVLFGGIALAVPALRQPVFAGARALSEVERRRLEKYFGEENATNYTDRRAMAYLVPRCVIGLLCAAIFVLILLGAASGLIIAAQLVEGQSPGGGAPADWYDPLTTVLFGGLLVFLSVQGLIGAATLDARLAKRFFGPSKSEKLRRRLSELTTSRAEVVEAVNGERRRIERDLHDGVQQRLVALGMLLGRARRASDPEHAADLLRQAHEESQRALVDLREVSWRVYPIALDADGLHPALEALAERSGIPVHLRVDLPERPPPSIETVIYFVASEAVTNTIKHAAATRIDIEVERDGDKVRVRITDDGTGGARESGGGLSGLAMRVAAADGKFTVDSPLGGPTVVTAVLPCG
- a CDS encoding response regulator transcription factor: MRVILAEDSTLLREGLVRLLVEEGHEVVASVGDGEALLSTTAAHRPDVIVTDVRMPPTHTDEGLRAALEIRKRWPEIGVLVLSQYVEKRYAADLITGDGERVGYLLKDRVAQVGEFLDALDRIAAGGAAFDPEVVRRLLARTTHTDPLAKLTVREREVLEKMAQGHTNPGIAESLFISLSAVEKHVNAIFDKLGLASTAGYSRRVLAILRYLGS
- a CDS encoding TetR/AcrR family transcriptional regulator; protein product: MTSADVGLRELKKQETRQLISDQATLLFIEKGFEETTIAEIAAAARVAKKTVTNYFARKEDLALDQHEEFTNGLANAVRDRKPGESALAALRRTFLNAVAEHSPVIGFTGPVFAKMVLESPTLTARLRELHELREAALAELLAAETGADADDVTPVMAAAELNAIDRVLFREVLRRSHAGESNDEIAEALTKATKRAFELLEPAFGGYAIRE
- a CDS encoding PPOX class F420-dependent oxidoreductase — translated: MTFTAEEIAYLRSQPLARFATLSEDGEQPDVVPLAFEFDGTHFWVGGAGASVLATRKFRNIRAGQRKVALLVDDLVSLDPFIARGVRIYGEAADPIERMGIVGPGIYSRVTPKVSWSWNMAGEPVGEAWYPSRRAVHGDT